A genomic window from Candidatus Acididesulfobacter guangdongensis includes:
- a CDS encoding CCA tRNA nucleotidyltransferase produces MLNANLNFNINIADDIHLSSRTAMHLYATFGKIAEEHGFKIYIVGGFVRDLLIYKIHNRHKTCDLLEKPVDIDICVEGDAIIFAGILKQELYKFENNIYICNIKKHERFKTVSMVFSIVHENIINIDFASARREFYAKSGVLPSVKFSDLEHDLIRRDFSINALAFNLGPDNFFKIIDYYNGVKDILNKKIRVLHDLSFIDDPTRIFRAVRFEKRLGFRIEENTKKLLIDALSKGVMDNISGKRISNELNLIFHESRPEVYFLRLEKLGALKSIDEDLKFTSCNKRNFEKIRNFYQSNKEKISTIKINETKIKNANATKINIELLYLMELLIRLKDEKIVSILERLNFGENIKKLFLSIKAEIKSIKKIVRNINKIGINNISDININKIDINNKNNINININKIDINNKENINLSINTADTNNTGAKNIGNKYIGNANIMMNITAESSANFKSRLYSVLKPFNLYSIIFFIMRYNNNSGSDINRIDKYLKIYLFEIINVKSDVSGEDLKKLGFKEGPEIGKILNMLKLLKIDGAIKSRKEEIEYIKTEYNIKHD; encoded by the coding sequence ATGTTAAACGCAAATTTAAATTTTAATATAAATATAGCAGACGATATACATTTAAGCAGCCGCACAGCTATGCATTTGTACGCAACTTTCGGTAAAATTGCGGAAGAGCACGGGTTTAAAATTTATATTGTAGGCGGCTTTGTCCGTGATTTACTGATTTATAAAATTCATAACCGTCATAAGACTTGCGATTTATTAGAAAAACCGGTTGATATTGATATATGCGTGGAAGGGGATGCGATTATTTTTGCGGGAATATTGAAGCAGGAATTATATAAATTTGAAAATAATATTTATATTTGCAATATAAAAAAGCACGAACGATTTAAAACGGTAAGCATGGTTTTTTCTATTGTTCATGAAAATATTATTAATATAGATTTTGCTTCAGCCCGCAGGGAGTTTTATGCTAAATCAGGGGTGCTTCCTTCGGTAAAATTTTCAGACTTGGAACATGATTTAATAAGGAGAGATTTTTCGATAAATGCTTTAGCGTTTAATTTAGGACCGGATAATTTTTTTAAAATAATAGATTATTATAATGGCGTAAAAGATATTTTAAATAAAAAAATCAGGGTACTGCACGATTTAAGTTTTATAGACGACCCTACAAGAATATTCAGAGCTGTAAGATTTGAAAAAAGATTAGGATTCAGGATTGAAGAAAACACCAAAAAATTATTAATAGATGCCCTATCAAAAGGGGTAATGGATAATATCTCAGGAAAGAGGATAAGCAATGAACTTAATTTAATTTTTCATGAAAGCCGTCCCGAAGTTTATTTTTTAAGGCTTGAAAAGCTTGGCGCACTGAAAAGCATTGATGAAGACTTAAAATTTACATCATGCAATAAAAGAAATTTTGAAAAGATACGCAATTTTTATCAGTCAAATAAAGAAAAAATTAGCACAATTAAAATAAATGAGACGAAGATTAAAAATGCGAACGCAACAAAAATAAATATTGAATTATTGTATTTAATGGAGCTCTTAATCAGATTAAAAGATGAAAAAATAGTTTCTATTCTTGAAAGACTAAACTTTGGCGAAAATATAAAAAAATTATTTTTATCAATAAAAGCGGAAATCAAATCTATTAAAAAGATTGTCCGCAATATTAATAAGATAGGAATAAATAACATATCTGATATAAATATAAATAAGATAGATATAAATAATAAAAATAATATAAATATTAATATAAATAAAATAGATATAAACAATAAAGAAAATATAAATCTATCTATAAATACGGCGGATACAAATAATACAGGCGCAAAAAATATCGGCAACAAATATATCGGCAATGCTAATATTATGATGAATATTACCGCAGAAAGCAGCGCAAATTTCAAAAGCAGACTATATTCGGTTCTGAAACCTTTTAATTTATATTCGATTATTTTTTTTATAATGAGATATAATAATAATAGCGGCAGCGATATTAATAGAATTGATAAATATTTAAAGATTTATCTTTTTGAAATTATTAATGTCAAATCAGACGTTTCAGGAGAAGATCTAAAAAAGCTGGGCTTTAAAGAAGGACCTGAAATTGGCAAAATTTTGAATATGTTAAAGCTATTAAAGATTGACGGCGCAATCAAAAGCAGGAAAGAAGAAATTGAATATATAAAAACCGAATATAATATAAAACATGATTAA
- the miaA gene encoding tRNA (adenosine(37)-N6)-dimethylallyltransferase MiaA, which yields MDNNKKQKIVILGGPTCSGKTGSSLRLAQIYPLEVVNYDSLCFYKYFDIGSAKPEKSEMLAVKHHLIDIKFPDESYNAFDFSNDASSVILNIINNGNLPLFAGGTGLYTRALIYGLSPIPAISGDEIRKKLSESIKEEGAEKFYEKLREVDPEYAMRISSNDKSRIIRAMEVFYHTGRPLSYFINLNPFKEPAYDFINIIFIPNREILKKRIEERTKDIIHNGLIEETEKILNMGYSSDLKPFNSIGYKETLMYLNGVIPSKNELFSEIVKATMQYAKRQITWFRKSVNAVFIETINEDERLSIIKKNIDIFLA from the coding sequence ATGGATAATAATAAAAAACAGAAAATAGTTATTTTAGGCGGTCCGACATGTTCCGGCAAGACGGGTTCCTCTCTCCGCTTAGCGCAAATTTATCCTTTGGAGGTTGTAAATTATGATTCGCTGTGTTTTTATAAATATTTTGACATAGGCAGCGCTAAACCTGAGAAGTCAGAGATGTTAGCGGTAAAGCACCATCTTATTGATATAAAATTTCCGGATGAAAGTTATAATGCTTTTGATTTTTCAAACGACGCTTCATCAGTGATTTTAAACATTATAAATAACGGCAACCTGCCGTTATTTGCGGGCGGGACTGGATTATATACAAGGGCTTTAATTTATGGATTATCGCCTATCCCTGCGATATCCGGCGATGAAATCAGAAAAAAGCTATCCGAGTCAATTAAAGAAGAAGGCGCGGAAAAGTTTTATGAAAAATTAAGAGAAGTTGACCCTGAATATGCCATGAGAATTTCTTCTAACGATAAGAGCAGAATAATTAGGGCGATGGAAGTTTTTTACCATACAGGCAGACCGCTGTCGTATTTTATTAATTTAAATCCTTTTAAAGAACCGGCTTATGATTTTATAAATATTATTTTTATACCGAACAGAGAAATTTTAAAAAAAAGGATTGAAGAGCGGACAAAAGATATAATACATAACGGTTTAATAGAAGAAACGGAAAAAATTCTTAACATGGGTTACAGTTCTGATTTAAAACCGTTTAATTCTATAGGATATAAAGAAACGCTGATGTATTTAAACGGCGTTATACCGTCTAAAAACGAACTTTTTTCGGAAATAGTTAAAGCAACAATGCAATATGCAAAAAGACAGATAACGTGGTTTAGAAAATCAGTAAATGCCGTTTTTATTGAAACTATAAATGAAGATGAAAGATTAAGTATTATTAAGAAAAATATAGATATTTTTTTGGCATAA
- the hflX gene encoding GTPase HflX, which yields MEKAFLVGINRGKKELSLDSLEELGMLSKTAGAVNIGQVLKNVKTISPAYYITKGMADELKEIIQSNGADIVLFDADLSPAQERNLSDFFEVNVLDRTRIILDIFATRAKTAEGKLQVELALLQYILPRLKGSADMLSRTGAGIGTRGPGETKLETDRRKVRLKIKHIKDKLELAKKTRSLQRLNRGKQRLDTVTLAGYTNSGKTTLLQALTHSKEHGEDKLFATLGTKMEAMHNKNGNKKVIISDTVGFIQNLPLLLIESFKSTLEEAVFSSLLVHVVDPTQNGAVAKAEEVIKILEKIGAGENKIITALNKIDLIPQEQADYLKNKFEQITGGVVVPVSAKNNINLNLLKDSIFQTLR from the coding sequence ATGGAAAAAGCGTTTTTGGTCGGAATTAACCGGGGAAAAAAAGAATTAAGTTTAGATTCGCTGGAAGAACTCGGCATGCTTTCAAAAACTGCCGGAGCGGTAAATATAGGGCAGGTTTTAAAAAATGTTAAAACGATTAGTCCTGCTTATTACATAACAAAAGGCATGGCTGATGAATTAAAAGAGATAATACAGTCTAACGGCGCAGACATAGTTTTATTTGATGCCGATCTTTCGCCTGCCCAGGAAAGAAATCTATCCGATTTTTTTGAAGTAAATGTTTTAGACAGAACGAGGATTATTCTTGATATCTTTGCAACCAGAGCCAAAACGGCTGAAGGCAAACTGCAGGTTGAGCTGGCCCTGCTGCAATATATTTTGCCCAGACTTAAGGGAAGCGCCGATATGCTTTCAAGAACAGGGGCTGGCATAGGAACGCGAGGACCTGGAGAAACTAAATTAGAAACGGATAGAAGAAAAGTCAGACTTAAAATAAAACATATTAAAGATAAACTTGAGCTTGCCAAAAAAACACGCTCTTTGCAGAGATTGAACAGAGGAAAACAGAGGTTGGATACCGTTACGCTTGCAGGTTATACCAATTCAGGAAAAACTACGCTATTGCAAGCGCTGACCCACTCTAAAGAACATGGCGAAGATAAACTTTTTGCTACCCTTGGCACTAAGATGGAGGCTATGCATAATAAAAACGGAAACAAAAAAGTTATTATATCCGATACGGTAGGTTTTATACAAAATTTACCGCTATTGTTGATAGAATCGTTCAAATCTACGCTGGAAGAAGCCGTGTTTTCCTCGCTTTTAGTTCACGTTGTCGATCCTACGCAAAATGGAGCGGTTGCAAAAGCCGAAGAGGTTATTAAGATTTTAGAAAAAATAGGCGCCGGAGAGAATAAAATTATAACAGCATTAAATAAAATAGACCTTATTCCGCAGGAACAGGCGGATTATCTGAAAAATAAATTTGAACAAATTACGGGAGGCGTGGTTGTACCGGTATCGGCTAAAAACAATATTAATTTGAATCTGCTCAAGGATTCAATTTTTCAAACTCTGCGGTAA
- a CDS encoding Hsp20/alpha crystallin family protein, producing MNFEKQKNNDLRFIINGKNKKYDDDSYCFKPFADMYESAKTIVIQVELSGVKKENLNIELGDGIIQINGIRTKCRSQEEENYQRMERSYGFFKRSFYLPKNINAEGITASFKDGVLEIVIPKNIDINSKKIKIY from the coding sequence ATGAACTTCGAAAAACAAAAAAATAACGATTTAAGATTTATTATTAATGGCAAAAATAAAAAATACGACGACGATTCTTATTGTTTTAAACCGTTTGCCGATATGTACGAGTCTGCAAAAACAATAGTTATTCAGGTGGAATTATCAGGCGTAAAAAAAGAGAATCTCAATATAGAATTGGGCGACGGTATTATTCAAATTAACGGGATAAGAACTAAATGCAGGTCTCAAGAAGAAGAAAATTATCAAAGAATGGAGCGTTCGTACGGTTTTTTTAAGCGTTCGTTTTATTTGCCTAAAAATATAAATGCGGAGGGTATAACTGCCTCTTTTAAAGATGGAGTGCTGGAAATAGTTATTCCCAAAAATATTGATATCAATTCGAAAAAAATAAAAATTTATTAA
- a CDS encoding ATP-dependent Clp protease ATP-binding subunit produces MFSIDNYEDKLSESGFRVLTISIEESKKRKHYYLGLEHIFYALTIVDEDLMNDIFEDLKIDKKKLLKLLNDYMMSQEQYIGEGLKIPLQTRNIFKSAYDYAQSSGRNMIDSTDFLMVMFQESNSVIAKVFSSIGIDSVVIADKVFQKIRERKNRSDENRRKYDLPYTLRQHATNLSKLAVMDKLPLVFDRDAEITKVMEILCHIDRSNSVMIVGEPGVGKTAIVEGLARKIELEPYNVPPRLRNKVIVNLQMNSLIAGTVFRGMFEDRMEKIINEIKSRKNIILFVDEVHSIIGAGSAIGVPSDAANILKSSLARGDVQMIGATTLSEYKEVIAEDEALARRFRLVHVKEPSLESAKRIMYGLKRRFEDTYNVEISKEAIDESLNLSSRYSRSLRLPDKVIGWLDTGCVKAEIYSEDKIVRKENIYQVVSQETNIPVDLIKRDVLERFQDMEDFFSKRVVGQTEGIKSLAKHIRLNKGPLKSNYDKPDAVLLFLGPTGVGKTETAKALAEYMFGSPKNLIRIDMSEYKDGSLAVDKLIGMPRGIVGSTRGGILSNQVKDNPFSVILLDEIEKASDMVFNLFLQVFDEGFLTDGRGKRVYFSDSIIIMTSNLGSHEFSKFTKPLGFIESTDVIKSIKSTINKEVENNFSPEFINRIDDIVIFSPLTKEEVKKIALLHLESINKSMAGYDKSLIVEEDALGKLVELGFSAKYGARFLKRKIDDIIKVPITLKWNDGDIFIAELKDGEVSVEADKNYKNGKSDKNNNKNNKKNEIIKETLEEEPNYV; encoded by the coding sequence ATGTTTAGCATTGACAATTATGAAGACAAACTCTCGGAAAGCGGATTCAGAGTTCTTACTATCTCCATAGAAGAATCAAAAAAAAGAAAGCATTACTATCTTGGTTTAGAACATATATTTTATGCTCTTACGATAGTCGACGAAGATTTGATGAACGATATATTCGAAGACCTTAAAATAGATAAAAAAAAGCTTTTGAAATTATTAAACGATTACATGATGTCTCAAGAGCAGTATATAGGAGAAGGTCTTAAAATACCGCTTCAGACCAGAAATATTTTCAAAAGCGCCTACGATTACGCTCAGAGTTCCGGAAGAAATATGATAGATTCTACTGATTTTCTTATGGTAATGTTTCAGGAATCGAATTCAGTAATTGCGAAAGTTTTCAGCAGCATAGGCATTGACTCGGTTGTTATAGCCGATAAAGTATTTCAAAAAATAAGGGAAAGAAAAAATAGAAGCGATGAAAATAGAAGAAAATACGACCTTCCTTACACTTTAAGGCAGCATGCTACTAATTTAAGCAAGCTGGCTGTTATGGATAAACTGCCGTTAGTTTTTGACAGAGATGCCGAAATTACTAAAGTTATGGAGATATTATGCCATATAGACAGGTCCAATTCAGTCATGATAGTAGGCGAACCCGGTGTCGGTAAAACAGCCATAGTAGAAGGATTAGCAAGGAAGATAGAGCTGGAACCGTATAATGTTCCGCCCAGACTCAGGAATAAAGTGATTGTCAACCTTCAAATGAACTCTCTTATAGCAGGCACTGTTTTCAGAGGTATGTTTGAAGACAGGATGGAAAAAATAATAAATGAGATAAAATCAAGAAAAAATATTATTCTTTTTGTAGACGAGGTTCATTCAATTATAGGAGCCGGTTCTGCAATCGGCGTTCCCAGCGATGCAGCTAATATTCTAAAATCTTCGCTTGCCCGCGGCGATGTTCAGATGATAGGCGCTACGACTTTATCCGAATACAAAGAAGTTATTGCCGAAGACGAAGCCCTTGCAAGGAGGTTCAGATTAGTTCACGTTAAAGAACCGTCTCTCGAAAGCGCGAAAAGAATTATGTATGGATTAAAAAGAAGATTTGAAGATACCTATAACGTTGAAATATCAAAAGAAGCAATCGACGAATCGCTTAATCTTTCTTCAAGATACAGCAGGTCTTTAAGGCTTCCGGATAAGGTAATCGGCTGGTTAGATACCGGATGCGTCAAGGCGGAAATATATTCCGAAGATAAAATAGTAAGAAAAGAAAATATTTATCAGGTCGTGTCGCAAGAGACGAATATACCTGTTGATTTAATTAAACGAGACGTTCTTGAAAGATTTCAGGATATGGAAGATTTTTTCTCTAAAAGAGTAGTCGGACAAACCGAAGGGATTAAATCTCTTGCCAAACATATAAGGCTTAATAAAGGACCTCTGAAGAGCAATTATGATAAACCTGATGCAGTGCTGCTTTTTTTAGGCCCGACCGGAGTGGGCAAAACTGAAACTGCAAAAGCCCTTGCAGAATATATGTTCGGTTCTCCAAAAAATTTAATAAGGATTGATATGTCAGAATATAAAGACGGTTCACTGGCGGTAGATAAGCTGATAGGTATGCCGAGAGGAATAGTGGGTTCTACAAGGGGTGGCATTCTTTCAAATCAGGTAAAAGATAACCCTTTTTCCGTAATTTTGCTGGATGAAATAGAAAAAGCAAGCGATATGGTTTTTAATCTATTTTTGCAGGTTTTTGACGAAGGATTTTTAACAGACGGCAGAGGAAAAAGAGTATATTTTTCAGATTCTATAATTATAATGACTTCAAATCTCGGTTCGCATGAATTCTCAAAATTTACAAAACCGTTAGGTTTTATTGAATCTACCGATGTTATCAAGTCTATAAAATCTACCATCAATAAAGAAGTGGAAAACAATTTTTCTCCTGAGTTTATCAACAGAATAGACGATATTGTAATTTTTTCTCCGCTTACAAAAGAGGAAGTTAAGAAAATTGCATTGCTGCATTTAGAAAGCATTAATAAAAGTATGGCAGGGTATGACAAATCATTAATTGTAGAAGAGGATGCTCTCGGCAAACTTGTTGAACTCGGTTTCAGCGCTAAATACGGAGCAAGATTTTTAAAAAGAAAGATAGATGACATAATAAAAGTTCCAATTACATTAAAATGGAATGACGGAGATATATTTATCGCCGAATTAAAAGACGGTGAGGTTAGTGTAGAAGCCGATAAAAATTATAAAAACGGAAAATCTGATAAAAATAATAATAAAAATAATAAAAAAAATGAGATAATCAAAGAAACACTTGAAGAGGAGCCCAATTATGTTTGA
- a CDS encoding DUF1844 domain-containing protein — MKTELHDNTQNFSHANTFEENEIIGGKEKGSFNAGGNSDADKNGNSIEELKADFSTFVYSLNAQALFYLGKLPNPMTGKYEKDLKTARYLIDTIDMLSNKTKGNLDENESKLMTNILYDLKMFYVNEK; from the coding sequence ATGAAAACAGAATTGCATGATAATACGCAAAATTTTTCGCACGCAAATACATTTGAAGAAAACGAAATAATAGGCGGCAAAGAAAAGGGTTCATTCAACGCCGGAGGCAATAGCGATGCCGATAAAAATGGCAACAGTATTGAAGAACTTAAAGCCGATTTTTCGACTTTCGTTTATTCCCTTAACGCTCAGGCTTTATTTTACCTTGGAAAGCTGCCTAATCCTATGACCGGAAAATATGAAAAAGATTTAAAAACAGCAAGATATTTAATTGATACGATTGACATGCTTTCAAACAAAACAAAAGGCAACCTTGATGAAAACGAATCAAAACTGATGACGAATATACTGTATGATTTAAAAATGTTTTATGTTAATGAAAAATAA
- the clpB gene encoding ATP-dependent chaperone ClpB, which translates to MRLDNFTIKSQEVIELTINKAKEAKNPEVTDLHLLFALLTYDDSMAVSLFKKVGADTNSILSEVESALSSLASVQGSALEPNFSSSMRLILDFADKNKTNMKDDYVSVEHLILALFDARDTKSFDILKNNGLNRNMVLKALLEIRGNTRVSDQNPEDKYQALEKYTVNLTKMARAGKIDPVIGRDDEIRRLMEVLSRRTKNNPVLIGDPGVGKTAIVEGLARRIADGDVPEILKDKTVLSLDLGLLIAGAKYRGEFEDRLKAVVKEITSSEGKIIIFIDELHTLVGAGKTEGAMDASNLLKPALARGELRAIGATTLDEFRKYIEKDAALERRFQPVFVDEPSVEDTIAILRGLKERYEAYHGIRIKDSAIIAAATLSHRYITDRFLPDKAIDLIDESSARLRIEIDSLPTEIDEIRRKIIKIKIEQEALKKEKDAESKKRLNNLDKELADLEEEFNGKRAKWQNEKDLIKKLGDVKKEIDSLRTLEQKYEREGNYEKVAEIRYSKLNELERNLAEYNNSLIELQKNGGILKEEVDSEDIAKVVAKWTGIPVTKLLEGEKEKLLLIEEHLHNRVISQDEAISSVANTIRRSRAGLSDTKKPMGSFIFLGPTGVGKTELAKALAEFLFDDENNIVRIDMSEYMEKHSVSRLIGAPPGYVGYEEGGQLTESVRRRPYSVILFDEIEKAHPDVFNVLLQLLDDGRLTDGQGRTVDFKNTIIIMTSNIGSDMIQNYTGGQYEEMKNNVMGLLKNYFKPEFLNRLDDIIIFHALREEDILKIVTIQLKNLAALLKEKNIDIEFTDNLKKFIAMEGYDPIFGARPLKRAIKTFIEDKLALKLLSSEIVSDDSIIAEYDENNNEVVFNKK; encoded by the coding sequence ATGAGATTAGATAATTTTACTATAAAATCGCAAGAAGTCATTGAATTAACGATAAATAAAGCAAAAGAAGCAAAAAATCCGGAGGTTACCGACCTGCATCTGCTTTTTGCGCTTCTGACTTACGACGACAGCATGGCGGTTTCTTTATTTAAAAAAGTCGGAGCGGATACAAATAGCATACTAAGCGAAGTTGAAAGTGCGTTGTCGTCGCTTGCCTCTGTTCAAGGAAGCGCTTTAGAGCCTAATTTTTCTTCTTCAATGCGGCTGATATTAGATTTTGCAGACAAAAATAAGACTAACATGAAGGACGATTATGTTTCCGTCGAACACTTAATTCTTGCTCTTTTCGACGCAAGAGACACAAAATCTTTTGATATTTTAAAAAACAACGGGCTTAACAGGAATATGGTCCTCAAGGCTCTTTTAGAGATAAGAGGCAATACAAGGGTATCTGACCAGAATCCCGAAGACAAGTATCAGGCTTTAGAAAAATATACGGTAAATCTGACAAAAATGGCTCGAGCCGGAAAGATTGACCCTGTTATCGGCAGAGACGATGAAATTAGAAGGCTTATGGAAGTTTTATCAAGAAGAACCAAGAATAACCCTGTGCTAATAGGAGACCCGGGCGTCGGTAAAACCGCAATAGTAGAAGGACTGGCAAGAAGAATAGCCGACGGGGACGTACCTGAAATTTTAAAAGATAAGACTGTTCTATCGTTAGACCTGGGTCTGCTGATAGCCGGAGCTAAATACAGAGGCGAATTTGAAGACAGGCTTAAAGCTGTTGTTAAGGAGATAACATCTTCCGAAGGGAAAATTATAATTTTCATAGACGAACTTCATACGCTTGTCGGAGCCGGTAAAACGGAGGGCGCCATGGATGCCTCTAATCTCTTAAAACCGGCTCTGGCAAGAGGCGAATTGAGGGCTATAGGAGCGACTACGCTTGACGAATTCAGAAAATACATAGAAAAGGATGCAGCTTTAGAGAGGAGGTTTCAGCCTGTTTTTGTGGATGAGCCGTCTGTCGAAGATACCATAGCTATCTTAAGAGGACTTAAGGAACGCTACGAGGCGTATCACGGCATAAGGATTAAGGATTCGGCTATCATAGCAGCGGCTACCCTTTCGCATAGATATATTACCGACAGATTTTTGCCGGATAAAGCAATTGATTTAATCGACGAATCGTCAGCCAGACTAAGAATAGAAATAGACTCATTGCCGACGGAGATTGATGAAATACGAAGAAAAATTATCAAGATTAAAATAGAACAGGAGGCGCTGAAAAAGGAAAAAGATGCCGAATCTAAAAAAAGATTGAATAATTTAGATAAAGAGCTTGCGGATTTAGAAGAAGAATTTAACGGCAAAAGGGCAAAATGGCAGAATGAAAAAGATTTAATCAAAAAGTTAGGCGATGTTAAAAAAGAAATAGACTCGCTAAGAACATTAGAACAGAAATATGAAAGAGAAGGAAATTACGAAAAGGTTGCAGAAATCAGATACAGCAAATTGAATGAATTAGAAAGAAATTTAGCCGAATACAATAATTCTTTAATTGAACTGCAAAAAAACGGAGGAATATTAAAAGAAGAGGTTGATTCGGAAGACATAGCAAAAGTGGTTGCGAAATGGACCGGAATTCCTGTTACGAAATTGCTTGAAGGAGAGAAGGAGAAGCTTTTATTGATAGAAGAACATCTGCATAACAGGGTTATATCGCAGGACGAAGCCATAAGCAGCGTTGCAAATACTATAAGACGTTCCAGAGCCGGACTTTCCGATACTAAAAAACCTATGGGTTCTTTTATATTTTTAGGACCGACAGGCGTCGGAAAAACTGAACTTGCCAAAGCGCTTGCCGAATTTTTGTTTGATGATGAAAACAATATAGTGAGAATAGATATGTCGGAATATATGGAAAAACATTCTGTTTCGAGATTGATAGGCGCTCCTCCGGGTTATGTCGGATATGAAGAAGGCGGACAGCTCACGGAAAGTGTAAGAAGAAGACCTTACAGCGTTATTTTATTCGACGAAATAGAAAAAGCGCATCCCGATGTTTTTAATGTTCTTCTGCAGCTTCTTGATGACGGTCGTCTTACGGACGGTCAAGGGAGAACGGTAGATTTCAAAAATACCATTATAATTATGACCTCCAATATCGGCTCGGATATGATTCAAAATTACACTGGCGGGCAATATGAAGAAATGAAAAATAATGTGATGGGACTTTTAAAAAATTATTTTAAACCTGAATTTCTTAATAGATTAGACGATATTATAATATTTCACGCTCTTAGAGAAGAGGATATTCTTAAAATCGTTACAATTCAGTTAAAAAATTTAGCCGCGCTGTTAAAAGAAAAAAATATAGATATTGAATTTACCGATAATTTGAAAAAATTTATTGCTATGGAAGGATATGACCCTATATTTGGAGCAAGACCCTTAAAAAGAGCGATAAAAACATTTATAGAAGATAAATTAGCATTAAAGCTTCTTTCATCCGAAATTGTTTCCGATGATTCAATAATTGCAGAATATGATGAAAACAACAATGAAGTTGTTTTTAATAAAAAGTAA